The DNA window TTTTTGCTACTTGTACTCTTTCGCTCTCTTTTATTGTTTCTTCGAGTGTTTTTCGGCGGATTGGGTAAGGTTCTAGTGTTAAGTCTTTGCCGTCAACGTAAAGCGCGTCAAACATGAATAGCGAGACTGGATAGGCTTCCATGGCTTTTTCAATTTCGTATTTGCGTCTGCGGTGCATTAGTTCTTGGAAGGGGCGCATTTCGCCTGTTTCGAGGTCTATGGCGACGCATTCGGCTTCGAGGATGGCATCTTTTGCTTTCACGTGTTTTTTGATTAGTTCGACAGCGTCTGGGTATTGGTTGGAGATGTTTTCTAAGCGTCTGGAATAGAGGATAACTTGGTCGCCTTTTTTGTGGGCTTGGATTCTTTCTCCGTCGTATTTGTATTCAGCTATGCATTTTCCACTTAGTTTGTCGAGTATCTCTTCGGGCGAAGAAAGCCTTTCGGCTAGCATGGGTCGAATGGGCTCGAAAACTATGACTTGGAATTTCTTTATGCCTTCTAATCCTTTTTCGGCTACGACTTTGGCGACTCTTCCGAGGTCAGAGGAAATGTTGTAGGCGCGTTCTATGTGTTCGCGGCTTTCTTTTCCGCCTCCGTAGGCTATTGCTAAAGCGTCGAGAACTGTCATGTCCGCAATGCCTAGGCGTAGGTTTCCTGTGACGGTGCGCATTATGTATTTGGCTTCTTTGGGAGTTGCGTCTGCCAGAAGCCCTGCTAAAAGGGACATTTTGGTATCCACGGCGCCTGAGCCCGAAGCTTTAGCCATCTTGTCAAGAGTTTCGTAGACTCTTTGAACTGTTAAGGGCTGTTGGAAAAAGGTTACTTGTTTCTTTTTTGCAATGAGTTTCTGGGCGGTTTCGCCTATGTCTCCGCTTGTTTTCAAGTCTTCTTCTATTTCGTTTTCGCTTCTTCCAGAAGCCCTTGCAAGAGCTTTTATTGCGAGTTTTTCTGCCACACCTATTTCGAGACCGATAAAGTCTGGGTATATTTTGCCTTGAGTTAAGTATACGACTTTGTCGATTATGTTTTTTGGTGTGTTTTTGAGAAGGTCAACTAGAAGGTCGGTCATTTCTAAACGTTTAGTTGTGGCTTCGATTTTTTCGTAAGCGTCAGCAATTACGGCATACCGCAATAATTAACCTCACAAACAACAATACACACACAAAGATATTAAATTTCATTTTTTGTTTAGAAGGTTTCGTAATGGACGATTTGATTTATTGGTCTTCTGTTTCTTGGAGAAGGAGTTTCAGCAGAATAGCCTACGGGAATTATGGCTACTGGTCTTACTCCCTGCGGAGCTTTCAAAATTTCTTTTGCTTTTTCTTCTTTGAAAGCACCAACCCAGCAGGTGCCCAGTCCAAGAGAATAAGCAGTTAAGTGAATGTTTTGGATTGCAGCCGCCGTGTCTTGTATGCAGTATAGGATTTTGCCGCGAATGCCATAACCTTGCATGGAACGATTTTCATTTGCACAAACAACAATCACAACAGGCGCTTCTTCAATGAAAGACTGGTTAAGTGCGGCTTCAGCAAGCAACTTCTTGATTTCTGGTTTACGAACAACAACGAACTCCCATGGTTGAACGTTTCCAGCAGAAGGCGCCCAACGCGCCGCATCAATCAGCTTTTCAACAAGCTCGTTTGGCACGTCTCGACTTTCGAAAGCTCGAATGCTCCTTCTTCCCTTAATAGCCTCAAACACGTCCATAATCTCACACGCGCTATTATTACACATAAAAGTTTACAACACAAAAGCCTTAAGTCTTATCCCGCCATCACTTTCAGTTTGGATGATGAAGCAGAGAGTCAACAGAGCCAAAGCAGTGATGTGACTCGACGGGCGAACTGACACCTTCTTCTAAGGAAAATTTATCAGCTAAAACAGCGAATCAAAAAAGATGCACGGTTCAAGAATTGTTGGAGTGAAGTTTAGGCGGAGAAAACTTGCATAAACGCAAAATCATGGAAGCACTTGATAGGATTTCATCAAAAAAAAGCGTCAAGTATGCAGTATACTTAACAGCTGTAATACTATTCTTCGCATTAATATTGCTGCCTCCACTTCTTGGAATAATCGTAAAATGGAACGCAATGCAAACAGTTCTAGACAAGCCAGACCGCATGTCACGTTCATTAAACGCCATCCAAAACTCTTTCTTAGTAGCCTTACTCGTTTCAGCCTTAGACGTGATTACTGGAATTCCAATGGCGTGGTTCATCACACGCGGAAAATCAAAATGGCTAAACGTTCTTGACACGTTAGCGGACATTCCATTCGTAGTGCCCACAGCCGCGCTTGGCTACTCGCTATTGCTGTTCTGGAGCGACCCAAACGGAATATCAAGCCTCTTCGGAAACCCGCTAGCTTCACCCGGCTGGCTTCTCGTCATCCTACTCCACTTCACATTCTCCTACCCAGTAGTCATACGAGTAGTCGTCGGAGCATTGCTTGATTACAAAATCGAATATGAACAAGCTTCCCGAACACTTGGTGCACCGCCCTTAACAGCGTCAAGAACCGTTACCTTCGCAATCATCAAACCCTCACTAATAGCAGCCTTCATACTCGCATTCGCAAGGTCACTTTCGGAAACCGGCGCAACCTTCATGGTCGCCGGAGCATTCGAAAACGGTCCAGTCTTCATACGACACATTACCAACGAATTCAAAGCCGGCACGATTGACAAATATGCATATGAGGGCTCTCTAGCATTCGCAAGTTTCATACTCATCGCCATCGCTGTAGCCATCTTCGCACTAATCCGCATCTTAGGACCGAAGCTAAAAATTCCAGCAAAAAAGACATGGCCATCATGGGAAAGAAAACTGAGCTATTCAAAAGCAGCAACATCCAGAAACACCGTTACGCTTTTGATATTTCTGATAATAGTACTTATTCCATCCCTTTTCGTGGCGCTACCAGCTTTTCAAGCAGTATTCACCAACATATTACCTAATTCGCTCTCAGGAAACATTCCCGGAGGAGTAAATTGGGGAGATTATTGGCAGAGCATTCTTTTATCATATTTTCTGGGCGCGGTAGTTACAATTTTAAATGTTGCAATAGGATTGCCAATGGCGATACTTATTGCGAGAAGAAAGTTTGGAAAACTGTTGTCTGGAATGCTGGACGTGCTCGTGAATATTCCGTTGATTGTTCCATCAATAGCCCTCGGCGTCTCGCTTAGATTCTTCTGGAAAGACACCTTCGCATTTATGCCCGAAATGCTGCTGCTAATTTTTGCTCACTTAGCAATTACTTACCCATACTTTGTGAGGTCAATGTCCGCAGCCACTGAAAGAATAAGTGCAGATATGGAAGAAGCCGCAAGAACCCTCGGCGCCAAACCGCTGGGAGTGTTCAGAACAATAATCTGGCCATTAACTAAATACTCAATATTTTCAGGTGCAATAATCATTTTCACAAGAAGTGTAAGCGAGACAGGCGCAACCGTGGCCGTAGTAAGCTCGTTGAAAACGGTGCCAATTATCCTTGAGGATTGGGTTTTCCAAGTTCAGAAGAAGACAGGACCAGCTACATCATTAGATGTTGGCTTAGCCTGTGGATACCTAATTCTATTCTCATTCATCATTCTACTTGCATTAAGACTCATTGTGAGAGGAAAAGGAAGATACTAGCATGATTAATATACCGCTTAAAATTTATGCAAAGACAGCCAAAACAAATGCGGTGGGCGAAGGAGACTAACAAATGCCAGACGTCCGCGTCGTCAACGTAACAAAAAAATTCGGAAAAATCCTCGCGGTAAACAACGTTAGCCTCCACATCCGCGACAAAGAATACTTTTCACTGCTCGGTCCAAGTGGATGCGGAAAAACAACCTTACTACGGCTTATTGCCGGATTAATCCAGCCAGACGAAGGCGAAATCTACATTGGAGACAAGCTTGTGAATGATGTTCCACCAGAAGACAGAGACATCGGATTCGTCTTCCAAACCTTCGCGCTGTTTCCACACATGAACGCTTGGAACAACGTAACTTATGGTCCGCGCGTGAAAGGCTTCGACATGAAGAAAGCAGAAACAATAGGGCATGAAGTGCTTGAAATGGTTAGGCTCCACGAGCGATTAGACGCTTTTCCGAATGAACTAAGCGGAGGGATGATGCAGAGAATTGCCGTTGCAAGAGCTCTTGCCGCGGGAGCCAAACTGTTGCTTTTAGACGAGCCGCTTGGACAATTAGACGCAAAAGTCAGAAACGAATTAAGATATGAGATAAGGAAAATGTCCAAGGATTTAGGATTAACAGCCATTCACGTGACTCATGACCAATCAGAAGCCATGGCAATCTCAGACAGAATCGCAGTGATGAAAAAAGGAAAAGTGTTGCAGGTTGGCACTCCAAACGAGCTTTACATGAACCCGCAGAGCATTTTTGTGGCGCATTTCATTGGAGAATCAAATTTTCTAGAAGGTTACGTATCCAACGCGAACGGTAAAAAAGCGACAATAGAGCTTCGAGGTGGAATAAAAGTTCAAGCAGCCGACAAGAACATAAAAATTGGCGAGAGAGTCGTCTTAGCCATAAGGCCAGAAACTATCATAGTTGAAAAAGGAACAAACAAAAACGCCGTTTCAGGCACAATAGAAAGAGTAACCTTCGAAGGAACAAACGTGCGCTACGAAATAAGACTTGAAAACCAAGATTTAATAGTCATCGTTAAGCCTTCCCTAACCGAAGAATGGTTTAACGTAGACGAAAAAGTAAATGTGCAGTTTCCACCAGAAAAAACACATGTATTCCCGTATCCAGAAGCAGGATTAAGAGGAGAAATAGCAGTTGAGTGAACTCATAAAATGGTTTGAAAAAAGAAGAGAAACCAAAGCATTGGCAACCATACAACGCCACTTAGCTTTAACAACAGGAATAGTTGAAGACTTGGAAAAAGCAATAGTTGCGGCAGTGAAAGGCAACAAAAGCGAAATGAAAGAATATGTGGAGCGCGTAACGGGAAGCGAAAGAGAAGCAGACGCGTTGAGAAGAAAAGTCATGGATGAAATCTCAAAGGGAGAACTTTCACCCGTAGACAGAGCAGACCTAATGGACCTTGTGAAGAGAGTTGACATGGTTGCAGACTGGAGCAGAGAATCCACACGTGTATTAGGAGCAATACCAATGGAAAAAGTGCCAAACTCGATTAAGGAAGAATTTGTGGAAATGATAAAAAACGTCAAAGAATGCGCAGTTTCCCTCCAAAAATGCGTAAACAAAATGATGACGAAACCAGAAGAAGCCCTTCAGGCTGCAGATGCTGTGGAGCGTGAAGAGGAAAAGGTTGATGATATACATGAAAAAGCTAGAACTCTCTTAGGAAAAGAAGATTTATCCAGCGCTGGAGTCGCAGTCTTAATAGGACAGCTCTTCGAAGCTATAGAATTAATAGCAGACGCTTGCGAGGACGCGTGTGACCAAGTGAGAGTTATAATGGTTCGAAAGTGAGGTGAGCATGCATGGCGGAAATGAAAATTGACATATCAGAACTTAAAAGAGAAGGCGGTGACATAATCAAAGAATTAGCTGAGTATTTGAAAGAGAAAACTACAGCGGAAGTAGCCACTGGAACAGACTCGATAACCATAAAAGATGAAAAACAAAGTGTTTCCAAAAAGTATCTTCGAGTACTTCTAAAGAAGTTTCTACACAAAAAAGAACTCAAAGAGTATTATAGAGTGATAGGCGGCGAAGAAAACTCGTTAGTTGTTAAAGAAAAGAAAATCGCTGAAGAAGAATAATTTCACTGTTTCTTTTTGAACGCTTCACGCTTCTTTTTTGCAAGGTCTTCTTGAGCCTTCAAAAGGTAATGCCTCGCCACGTAAGCACTTTTGTAAGCGTCTAAAAGTTTCTTACTTGCCATGTGTTTCTCAGCATCTTCGAGAAGACTATGAGCTTCGGTCAAAAGCGCGCTTGTTTCCATTTTCTTTAAATCCGGGTTTGGCTTCCACTTTGCCGTTTCGTCTTCGTTCTGAAACATTATCGAAAACAGAAACAGCGCGTATTCCAGTTCAGCCGCAGCATGCCAGAGATTATCAGCAAAGGAATTTTCCTCTTTCTTTTTCAATGCTGAAACCGAATTTTCTATGTATGTCATCGCAGTTTTTAGTGCCTTCAATATTTTATCGTTAGCAGCCATTGTCTCAACCCGTTTTAGCCATTAATACTTCGCGTCCTTTTTTATCTGTTTCGTCAAACTTGAATATCTTCAAACTTTCTCCTTAACTATAAAAATGATTCCCAACAAAATCAGAACAGCGCCCAAAACAAACTGGTAGGCGGGTATTTCTTGAAATAATGCTACGCCTAAAATGGTTGCGCCGACTGGTTCAAGAAGAGCTAAAGTGGCAGTTTCGAAAGATTTCAGGTTGGATAAAGAAGAAAAGTA is part of the Candidatus Bathyarchaeota archaeon A05DMB-5 genome and encodes:
- a CDS encoding ATP-dependent DNA ligase, with amino-acid sequence MRYAVIADAYEKIEATTKRLEMTDLLVDLLKNTPKNIIDKVVYLTQGKIYPDFIGLEIGVAEKLAIKALARASGRSENEIEEDLKTSGDIGETAQKLIAKKKQVTFFQQPLTVQRVYETLDKMAKASGSGAVDTKMSLLAGLLADATPKEAKYIMRTVTGNLRLGIADMTVLDALAIAYGGGKESREHIERAYNISSDLGRVAKVVAEKGLEGIKKFQVIVFEPIRPMLAERLSSPEEILDKLSGKCIAEYKYDGERIQAHKKGDQVILYSRRLENISNQYPDAVELIKKHVKAKDAILEAECVAIDLETGEMRPFQELMHRRRKYEIEKAMEAYPVSLFMFDALYVDGKDLTLEPYPIRRKTLEETIKESERVQVAKSLITSDVKELEKFFLEAIENGCEGLMCKSIAADSVYQAGARGWLWIKYKRDYKSEMTDTVDLVIVGAFHGRGKRAGTYGALLLAAYNPESDTFETVTKCGTGFTDEDLEKLPKTMQKHIVQHKHSRVNSLLEADVWFEPIVVIEILGAEITLSPIHTCAMDSIRKGSGLAIRFPRFTGNYRLDKAAEDATTTEEIVEMYKSQLKTITE
- a CDS encoding DUF47 family protein, translating into MSELIKWFEKRRETKALATIQRHLALTTGIVEDLEKAIVAAVKGNKSEMKEYVERVTGSEREADALRRKVMDEISKGELSPVDRADLMDLVKRVDMVADWSRESTRVLGAIPMEKVPNSIKEEFVEMIKNVKECAVSLQKCVNKMMTKPEEALQAADAVEREEEKVDDIHEKARTLLGKEDLSSAGVAVLIGQLFEAIELIADACEDACDQVRVIMVRK
- a CDS encoding nitroreductase family protein, with protein sequence MDVFEAIKGRRSIRAFESRDVPNELVEKLIDAARWAPSAGNVQPWEFVVVRKPEIKKLLAEAALNQSFIEEAPVVIVVCANENRSMQGYGIRGKILYCIQDTAAAIQNIHLTAYSLGLGTCWVGAFKEEKAKEILKAPQGVRPVAIIPVGYSAETPSPRNRRPINQIVHYETF
- a CDS encoding iron ABC transporter permease, which codes for MHKRKIMEALDRISSKKSVKYAVYLTAVILFFALILLPPLLGIIVKWNAMQTVLDKPDRMSRSLNAIQNSFLVALLVSALDVITGIPMAWFITRGKSKWLNVLDTLADIPFVVPTAALGYSLLLFWSDPNGISSLFGNPLASPGWLLVILLHFTFSYPVVIRVVVGALLDYKIEYEQASRTLGAPPLTASRTVTFAIIKPSLIAAFILAFARSLSETGATFMVAGAFENGPVFIRHITNEFKAGTIDKYAYEGSLAFASFILIAIAVAIFALIRILGPKLKIPAKKTWPSWERKLSYSKAATSRNTVTLLIFLIIVLIPSLFVALPAFQAVFTNILPNSLSGNIPGGVNWGDYWQSILLSYFLGAVVTILNVAIGLPMAILIARRKFGKLLSGMLDVLVNIPLIVPSIALGVSLRFFWKDTFAFMPEMLLLIFAHLAITYPYFVRSMSAATERISADMEEAARTLGAKPLGVFRTIIWPLTKYSIFSGAIIIFTRSVSETGATVAVVSSLKTVPIILEDWVFQVQKKTGPATSLDVGLACGYLILFSFIILLALRLIVRGKGRY
- a CDS encoding ABC transporter ATP-binding protein, producing MPDVRVVNVTKKFGKILAVNNVSLHIRDKEYFSLLGPSGCGKTTLLRLIAGLIQPDEGEIYIGDKLVNDVPPEDRDIGFVFQTFALFPHMNAWNNVTYGPRVKGFDMKKAETIGHEVLEMVRLHERLDAFPNELSGGMMQRIAVARALAAGAKLLLLDEPLGQLDAKVRNELRYEIRKMSKDLGLTAIHVTHDQSEAMAISDRIAVMKKGKVLQVGTPNELYMNPQSIFVAHFIGESNFLEGYVSNANGKKATIELRGGIKVQAADKNIKIGERVVLAIRPETIIVEKGTNKNAVSGTIERVTFEGTNVRYEIRLENQDLIVIVKPSLTEEWFNVDEKVNVQFPPEKTHVFPYPEAGLRGEIAVE